GCggccgccagcagcagctcccaccctCGTACCTGCCGCAAAGTCCGTGTGTTTCTTGAAGTGGGTTATGACGAAGTGGCAGAGGATGTAGAGGCTGGCGAAGAGGAGGGCGCAGATCTGCAGGCAgaggggcgcgggcagcgcgggcaggacCCGGGGGGCAGCGCTCCCACCCCCGGGGCGATGCCACCGGCCCCGGGGCCCATCAGCTCCACCCTATTTATTTTTCCACTCCTGGCCCTGGTTACACCCCACACACCTACCCCTGTGCACAGGGGctcacccatgggtgctcaggGGCTGACACAGCCCCCAGGACAGGGGGCCCCAGAGCAGAAGCCCCCCCGGAGGCTGTGGGTCAGAGCTGTCCCACCCCGtgggcccccccccgggcacctcccggccccgcagccctCGTCCCGCTGGCACCGGCACCCGGCAGCGCCGCGGGAACAGCCTTGAGCCGGGCGCCAAGGCCGGGATTTGCGTGCCCCCCCCGCCGGCACGCCGGGGCCCGGAGCAGGCGACGCTCGAGGAACACGACGACCTTTCATCCCGCCGGGTACGCGGCAGGATGGGGAAAGGTCGCCCGAACCCGCCACCTTGGCACAGGCCGAGCGgatcctccctcctgccccggcccgggggggctcgGCTGGTCGGGGGTCCCCAGGATGTGCCGGGGGGGTCGCAGGGAGCCCCAGGAGCCGGCCCAGCGGGTCCTCCCGGTCCTGTTTCTGCCCAGGGAAGGGTCTCGGGCCACCAGCCCCCTCCTGCCACGGGCTGGACCCCCGCGCCCAGCCGCAGACCCCCGACACCTCCCGcacccccccggcacctcccgcACCCCCCGAGCTCAGGCCGGGCGAGCTCCACACCGGCCGTGCTGGGCCAGGAGCTCCTGGGCGAGACGCAGCTccccgggacgggacgggggggggtgtctggggagcTGCGACCCCCCCGAATGGGGCTGTGGCAAGGTCACGGCCCGCTTGGCCACCCCGCACGCAGCATCCCGGAGGGCCCTCGGGAGACGTGGGACCCAGGACACGCGGTTTGTCCCCATCCCCGAGCCCGTGGCAGCGGGTGACCCGGCCGGTGGAGCGGGACCAGAGGAGCAGACCCAGCTGCCCCCCCGTCCGCAGTGCCCAGGGTtgggggggctctgcagggccccTTCCCGCTGACACTGAGCACCcctggggggctcctgggggccggggcagagccgggagcTGGGCACGGGTCCAGCCCGGCTGCGGCACCGCCGCACCCCAGCCCCGggtccccccccgctccccgtcGGGAGGGACCGGCCCCGGCAGAGGGGTgggggccggggctgagccccgggaCCCCGCTATCTGCGGGGCGCacacccgcccgcccgccgcggctcTGGCCCCGATAAGAACCGGGCGTGTGGGGGCACGGTGGGGGCGGGCGGGCCTTTCAGAGCTACCCCCGGGGGGCTCCCAgcgcctccccccgccctcaCCGGGCCCCTTTCCGCCGCCCCTCACCGCCACCCCCCCGGTACTCACGATGCATTCGCGGACCCACTCGTGGAAGAGCCGCTCCCGCAGGGCCAGCGCGTCCTGCTCCGCGGGGGCCATGCTGCGGCCAGCATGGCCGGGCCGGGGGGCTACCGCGGGCCGGGGGGTTACCGCGGGCCGGTTGTACCGGGGGAAacgccgcgccgagccgagccgagccgagccgggtcGAGCCTAAACGCCGGCCGAGCCCGCGGTGGCCCCGCCCCTCGTGTCCGCGCCGCCACGGTCTGAAAGGGCCCCTCcgagccccgccccctcccgcccatTGGTCCCGCGTGTTGAATGAGGCGCCGCTCATTGGTAGAaagcggcgcggggcggcgctgATAGGCTGAAGGCTCCGCCGAgctcccgcccccccgctcccacgGCGGAGGCAGCGACCGGGGCGCCGGGACGCGGCTAATCCCGGGAACGGGGTTAATCCCGGGGGGGGCGGGTTAATCCCCGGCAGAGCCGCGGGGGACAgacgccccccccctcccctccaaagcCAGTTTGACCCCGGAGGGACGCGGCAGAGCCGCAGCAcccaggcacagccccccccatggcacccagagccccccggcgcagcccccaCCCCTAGAGAGCACtcctggaggggctggggggcttcACCCCCCCCCAGGGAGCAGGAGCGCTGCCATCCCGGCGGCATGGCCGGGCACAGACAATAGGGACAGTCTGTTCCCACGGCCGGCGCTGACGCAGAGGGTTTGTGTCCGACGCAAGCGGCAGCTTCTCTTAAAGCCTTTTTATTCACAGACATGGTACAGACACACGGAAAACCGACATGAATCACATCGGAGGGGGGAGCCCAGCCGGGGCAGCGCGTCCCCCCCAGCCGGGCCCAAGGGGCTCAACCCCACCCAGTGCACGAGAAAGCCGAAGTGTTTGAAGCGGACATTTTGTGGACATGCTACAGCGACAGAAGGAACCGGCGCTCAGtattcctccccctcctcctcgccctccccTTCCACCGAATCCACCCCCACCTCCTCGTAATCCTTCTCCAGGGCGGCCATGTCCTCCCGCGCCTCCGAGAACTCCCCCTCCTCCATGCCCTCCCCCACGTACCAGTGCACGAACGCCCTCTTGGCGTACATCAGGTCAAACTTGTGGTCCAGGCGGGCCCAGGCCTCGGCGATGGCCGTGGTGTTGCTCAGCATGCACACGGCGCGCTGCACCTTGGCCAGGTCCCCCCCGGGCACCACCGTGGGCGGCTGGTAGTTGATGCCCACCTTGAAACCAGTGGGGCACCAGTCCACGAACTGGATGCTGCGCTTGGTCTTGATGGTGGCGATGGCGGCGTTGACATCCTTGGGCACCACGTCCCCGCGGTACAGCAGGCAGCACGCCATGTACTTGCCGTGCCGCGGGTCGCACTTCACCATCTGGTTGGCCGGCTCGAAGCAGGCGTTGGTGATCTCGGCCACCGAGAGCTGCTCGTGATAAGCCTTCTCGGCCGAGATGACGGGGGCGTAGGTGGCCAGCGGGAAGTGGATGCGGGGGTACGGCACCAGGTTGGTCTGGAACTCCGTCAGGTCGACGTTGAGGGCCCCGTCGAAGCGCAGCGAGGCCGTGATGGAGGACACGATCTGGCTGATGAGGCGGTTGAGGTTGGTGTAGGTCGGCCGCTCGATGTCCAGGTTGCGGCGGCAGATGTCGTAGATGGCCTCGTTGTCCACCATGAAGGCGCAGTCGGAGTGCTCCAGGGTGGTGTGGGTGGTGAGGATGGAGTTGTAGGGCTCCACCACGGCCGTGGAGACCTGCGGCGCCGGGTAGATGGAGAACTCCAGCTTGGACTTCTTGCCGTAGTCGACGGAGAGGCGCTCCATGAGCAGGGAGGTGAAGCCGGAGCCGGTGCCCCCCCCGAAGCTGTGGAAGACCAGGAAGCCCTGCAGCCCCGTGCACTGGtcagcctgggaagaaggaagaggagaggagcccGGTCTGTCAGTCCTTCTGCACTCCAGCTGCTCCGAGCCCCCCAGGAAGGGCCAATCTTCACCCCCGCACCTCAGGCCTCTGCGGACTCGTCCtgggggcgcgggcgggggcaggcagctgcccgagCGCCCCAgctccgcgcccggccgcggcgcCCCGGGCATCGGCCCGACGGGCCCTGGGGAACGGGGCCCCATGCCCCCCGGGGTGGGGGACACTCGGCTCCTGCCAGCCACGGGATTTGGCCCCGGCAGCGCCTGCGCCCAGCGTGACCCAGGCGTTCTGCGCTGGGGAGGGGGAACCCACGGGCGCTGCCCCCGCACGAGTTCAGcgctcagagctgctgctcatAAGCAGCTGGTAAAGAAGGATCAGAGCCGGGGCCCGAGAGAAACCTCGCATGACCCCGAGAGGATAAAACAGAGGTTTTCCCAAGGGCAGGAACGAGCCCGGCTGCCCCCAGGCACGCTCAGCCCTCAGGGGGCACGTCCTGGGCGTGCAGGGGGCTGAGGACGGGGCTGACCCTGCTCCCCGCAGGGCGCCCCAAACCTTAAAACACAcccgggcagcagcacccagcacccaccggAGGGTTCCCctttccccaccgcccccccccggggtttGTACCCACCAGCTTGCGGATGCGGTCGAGGACCAGGTCGATGATCTCCTTCCCGATGGTGTAGTGCCCGCGGGCGTAGTTGTTGGCCGCATCCTCCTTGCCCGTGATCAGCTGCTCGGGGTGGAAGAGCTGCCGGTACGTCCCCGTGCGCACCTCGTctgcggggggggcacagagagagagagacgggCGCCCCGTCAGcaccccccaagccccccagcggcgccccgcagccctccccgcgCTCACCGATCACCGTGGGCTCCAGGTCCACGAAGACGGCCCGCGGCACGTGCTTGCCGGCCCCCGTCTCGCTGAAGAAGGTGTTGAAGGAGTCGTCCCCCCCGCCGATGGTCTTGTCGCTGGGCATCTGCCCGTCGGGCTGGATGCCGTGCTCCAGGCAGTACAGCTCCCAGCACGCGTTGCCGATCTGCACGCCCGCTTGGCCCACGTGGATGGAGATGCACTCGCGCTGCGGGGACAGGACACGCGCCCGCGTCACCCCGCGCTGCCCCCtcggggtccccggggggggtgtgggggtgtgtgtccccccccgacaCACGGGTCGTGCCCCGGCTCAGCCCATCGGGGCCACGGAGCAGCgcaggggcagcccctggggtgagggggggggtgtgtgtggttttggggggACACATGACGCGTATTTGGGGACATCCCGGAGCCACCGTTTGGCACCAccgtgtgtgccccccccctccccgccccaacCCTCCGCCCGCTCCCAAATGGCGCCCGGGAGGACATTTTGCAGCCCAGGGCGAGGCTGcgctgcaggaggaggaagaggaggaggaggaggaagcgcACGACGGGAGCGCACCCGCCGACCCAAAACCACCGGGGAGGGGCCATGGcgtcacccccaccccccccttcccgcggggagtgggggggtcccctctttccctctccccccctccccgcccagcACATTCCCGGCCGCTCCCTGCTCCGCGCCACCTGCTCCCGCGcattcctgggggggggggggggggggcagtgttttttttttttttgggggggggggctcccccagAAGCCGTGGAGCGGGATTAGCCCCGTGGGGCCGGACTCGGGTGGGCGCCAGGAGCGCGGATggaccggggggggggtgggggggatgcaGGGACCGTCTATCCTCGCCCCGGGGGGGGTGCGTGAGGTTTTTGGGGGGGCAGGGCTGGATTTGGGGTGAATTGGTGACGATGGGATAAGGGGGGGGGAATGGCGCTGTatcacccccccctccccgcgtcTTCCCGCGCGCGGGAACCGTAACGGTCGCGGCTGGGCGCCAAAGGCGGGAGCCCCGCCCCCGCCGAAGGGGACCCCGGCACCACGTGCTGCCCCCCCCAGGCCACTGTGACCCCCCCCAGGCCACTGtgaacaccccccccctccccaggggggCTCCTCCCAGCAAGGGCGGTACCCCCAACCCCATACTCTGCCCCCCCCACTtcacccccccagctccttctgcccCCCCCGATCTGCCCCTCCCTTtaccccccccagccctcgcTCTGCCATATCCCCCCCCATCTCTATATTtacgtgtgtgtccccccccca
The sequence above is drawn from the Athene noctua chromosome 30, bAthNoc1.hap1.1, whole genome shotgun sequence genome and encodes:
- the TUBA1B gene encoding tubulin alpha-1B chain encodes the protein MRECISIHVGQAGVQIGNACWELYCLEHGIQPDGQMPSDKTIGGGDDSFNTFFSETGAGKHVPRAVFVDLEPTVIDEVRTGTYRQLFHPEQLITGKEDAANNYARGHYTIGKEIIDLVLDRIRKLADQCTGLQGFLVFHSFGGGTGSGFTSLLMERLSVDYGKKSKLEFSIYPAPQVSTAVVEPYNSILTTHTTLEHSDCAFMVDNEAIYDICRRNLDIERPTYTNLNRLISQIVSSITASLRFDGALNVDLTEFQTNLVPYPRIHFPLATYAPVISAEKAYHEQLSVAEITNACFEPANQMVKCDPRHGKYMACCLLYRGDVVPKDVNAAIATIKTKRSIQFVDWCPTGFKVGINYQPPTVVPGGDLAKVQRAVCMLSNTTAIAEAWARLDHKFDLMYAKRAFVHWYVGEGMEEGEFSEAREDMAALEKDYEEVGVDSVEGEGEEEGEEY